The sequence ATCTCCAatccctttcctgctctgtcctccAAACTCGTGGTTTACCTGGATTTCCACCTCTGTCTTCGCCATTCAGACAGAACCCTGGTCTTGTTTGTGTTTCCTCCTTGCAATGTCATGACCTAGAATCTTTCTGTAGGCAGTAACTTGGGAAAATTGTAGGGTTCACCTACtatgttttccatctttctggCATTTCTGTCCTTTGTTCCTCGATGTTCAGTgttttgaatatttcatatacTTGGTCCATTTTTTCAGTTGTTCAGGTGACAGGGCAAATCTAGTCCATTTTGTACTGAAGCAGATCTCTCTCCTGCTATATTAGCATCAGTCTTTAGATGAATAAAGAGGGGATAAGAGAGGTTAAATAACGTTCCCAAGGGCACACAGAGAGTAAGTGGCATGACTGGATTTGAATATAAATCTTTCAGTCTTCCAAGATCATGCCTTTCGTTATAAAGCTGTTAAAACTCATATATAATATGAATTGATACATTTTATGATTGATGCATTTAAATGTCAATATTGcatgaagaaatggatgaatttctCACAGacattgctttctctttttcccttttcaagaTATATGTGAGGAACGGACAGAACGAGTAATTTTAGTTTCATCTGCATATGAAATTGATGTACGTTCCTGTTTCCTTAacccaaatgaaaagaaaggcccTATAATTTGGTATAAAAATGACAGCAAGACACCTATATCTATGGATGTAGGTGCCAGGATTCATCAGCACAAAGATGAACTTTGGTTTGTTCCTGCCATGGTGGAGGATTCGGGGTATTACTTTTGCACCGTGAGGTAAGAAAAGAATCGATATGTTGCAGACATGTGTTCTGTGTGCCTGCAATAGGTAAggacagaaacatttttaattgtgCTGAATTCACCTATTTTGATTGATTTTAGGAATGCAACTTACTGCCTCAAAATTAAAACAACCATTAGGTTTGTACAGCATGAACCTAACTTGTGTTACAACACAGAAACTATCTTTACGCAGAGACTACCTGTTGCAGCAGATGGACAACTTGTGTGTCCCTATATggacttttttaaagatgaaaataatgagTTACCAAAAATACAGTGGCAGAAGGTAATTTTATATTCAATATGGTATTTTACTTTTCCAGCAAACAGAAAAGTTTCCTGACCTAGACAATAGGGTGAATCTGCAGAGTGCTTTTTCATTTGACGTATTGGTTGCTTTTGCATGGTGAAActtaataggaatttttttttttaaattgttagactGCATACATTTAATGAAAGTCTTActttctgttaattttatttgaaactgGATTGGGTAGCATTCTACTTCATGTTTTGGTAACTTTGATCTACCTAGTTTGTTGGAACTTACATGGGGAATTGTCTTGTTAGAggttaagaaatacaaaataattaatatcAACGCAGAAAGGAAGTATAGCATTACTAAGAAACTGTGGCATTAGCATTCTGCCCTCAAACATGTTTTCCTTGCAAAGTAAATTTGTCTTCACTTGTCTTCAAAGTGCAAGGCTCATAGGCATAAAGATATAATATCCTGGAAATGTGATTGGGATTAttgcaaacaaaaaaatactatattaaaaCTCGTACACAAGAAACATagtcatatatattcatatatgtgctCAGCTTGCAGTCATGTGTTTGGTGTAAAACGGGTGTATGatgatttattataaattttcctgaggttttcaatatatatatctatgaatatatatgaatatgtacatatacatacatacacacacacacacacacacacacaccccatgcataaaatatttgccaatatGGAAAAATGGAGTTTCTTTTGCTGGTAGTAGGTTGGGGAAAATCATTAATTGGTTTTAAtacttccttcctctccatctttctAGGATTGCAAACCTCTACTTCTTGACAATATATACTTTAGTGGAGTGAAAGATAGACTCGTTATAGCAAATGTGACTGCAGCACATAATGGGAAATATACTTGTGGAATATTCTACATGTACTTGGGAAAGCAATATCGTGTTACCCGGGTTATAGAACTGAAGACTATAGGTGAGTCATAGCTCTAATCCTAGGAGTTTGAATCTGGGAAGGCCCAGTAACCATGGTTCTAATGGTACCTTCATTGTTTAGGGAGAAACTAAACCCAAGAGAAGCTTGATAACTTGCCAAAGGTCGCATGGCTTTAGCTTTTTTGTTGCTAATCCTGTGTACACGTTTTGCATTCCTGCTTCAGATGCAGTGCTAATTAGAGGGTAAGAGCTGTGTTTTCCAACTGAAGTAAGAGGCTTGTTCTTTGCCATGGCTGAAGATGGTTCTTCCAGAGAGCTCTGGGGTTCCTTGTGACTAGAGTATGAGGGAGGGCAGTCCTGAGTGCTTTTGCTTGGGGAGTCTGAGTGTCTAGCAGTAAGGAACATCTACTTGATCTTGATGGGGTGGATGCTAATGGGCTTTGGAATGTGTTGCATTCCTAGAGTGTACTGTACCTCTTGTTAGTTTCTTGTTAGCTCAGTTACTTTCCCTCTCTAAgcccgtttcctcctctgtaagatGATACAACCTTCCAAAGTTGTTGGGAAGATTAGTGACCAAGTATGCTCATCCTGTGATCATGTGCCTGGTgcaaaacaaaggagaaataaataggcATTGATAATTATTCTTGTAAATATTCCCGAGGCTTTCAGTTTTCTGTTAACTGTGTTTCACCTTAAAAGTGATTTTACAAGAAAATGCACTCCTAAAAATTACCTGGGAATGGGCAGAATGCTCAGCCTTTCTGTAAATAGATTTTGTAAACTTTCAGTAACAAGAGCTCCTCTAACCATGACTTTAAAAGTTAAAGGGACCTTATTATTGGTTATGCTGGGACAACCGGCATAGATGGGGCCTGTCTCGGGTAAACCCTAAACACAATCACCCTACACAGAGCGAAGTTTTCTCAATTCTCTAATAACTTATATTTCAAACATTAATTTTATTGAATCAAAATGAATTCCTTGCCTAGTTCCTATAAGCATTAGTGAATCATAATTTTCAACACCCTTTACTTTACAACCATCTTAGCAGCTGTGGGGTAGCTCTGGTTTGTCTTTCTTGATATACAGAAACCAGACCAGCAGAGAGAATTTTAGAGAGAACTAGGGACTTTTTTTAATaggtcaaatatatttttaaatactctgtCTTTTCTGATCCcttttatagaaataatatacTTCAGAGAAGAGGTCATATTTTGTTTGCATAGAACAGACTCAAAAATATcaattgagcatctactatataccaggcactgttctaggtataCATTAGGGAACAAAAGAGACAAGGCCCTGCCCTAATGgaggctattattattattttttttttttactgtggtggAATACTGG comes from Mustela nigripes isolate SB6536 chromosome 7, MUSNIG.SB6536, whole genome shotgun sequence and encodes:
- the IL1R1 gene encoding interleukin-1 receptor type 1 isoform X2 → MKLLLRLVCFIALLISSVEADICEERTERVILVSSAYEIDVRSCFLNPNEKKGPIIWYKNDSKTPISMDVGARIHQHKDELWFVPAMVEDSGYYFCTVRNATYCLKIKTTIRFVQHEPNLCYNTETIFTQRLPVAADGQLVCPYMDFFKDENNELPKIQWQKDCKPLLLDNIYFSGVKDRLVIANVTAAHNGKYTCGIFYMYLGKQYRVTRVIELKTIEEYKPLRPVIVSPANETVEVGLGSKLQLICNVSGQFSDSVFWKWNGSAIDDDDSVLAEEYVLDQLPTP